A single region of the Gorilla gorilla gorilla isolate KB3781 chromosome 1, NHGRI_mGorGor1-v2.1_pri, whole genome shotgun sequence genome encodes:
- the LOC101150863 gene encoding PRAME family member 18, giving the protein MSFQAPRRLLELAGQSLLRDQALAISVLEELPRELFPPLFVEAFTSRRCEVLKVMVQAWPFPCLPLGSLMKTPDLEILHYVVDGIDCLLAQKVRPRRWKLQVLEMRDVDENFWTIWSGARTLSCSPEAMSKRQTVEDCPRTGEKQPLKVFMDVCLKEKFMDEDLSFFSGWVQHRRGSVHLCCTKVVNYSVSILNFRNILETVYPDSIQVLEIWNMCWPRMMAEFSRYLSQMRNLRKLFISDGCRYLLSSDNQEQLVAEFSSVLLRLEYLQMLYVRRVCFFRGYLDQLIRCLKSPLETLALTYGFLEEEDLKCLPRYPSLSQLKQLNLSHGALRFIRLEPLRALLEKVAATLQTLFLVDCGIGDSKLRVILPALSRCSNLTTFCFHGNDTSMDALKDLLRHTGRLSNLSLETYPAPRESLDNRGRVISELLTPLQAELMRILREVREPKRIFFAPVSCPCCGTSSTEQLEFNFCLWGRPA; this is encoded by the exons GCAGGGCAGAGCCTGCTGAGGGACCAGGCCTTGGCCATCTCCGTCCTGGAGGAGCTGCCCAGGGAGCTCTTCCCCCCACTGTTCGTGGAGGCCTTCACTAGCAGACGCTGTGAGGTTCTGAAGGTGATGGTGCAGGCCTGGCccttcccctgcctccctctgggGTCCCTGATGAAGACGCCTGATCTGGAGATCTTACATTATGTAGTGGATGGGATTGATTGCCTGCTTGCCCAAAAGGTTCGCCCCAG GAGGTGGAAACTTCAAGTGCTGGAAATGCGGGATGTTGATGAGAATTTTTGGACCATATGGTCTGGAGCCAGGACCCTGTCCTGCTCCCCAGAGGCCATGAGTAAGAGGCAGACAGTGGAGGACTGTCCAAGGACAGGAGAGAAGCAGCCCTTGAAGGTGTTCATGGATGTTTGCCTCAAGGAAAAATTCATGGATGAAGATCTGAGCTTCTTCTCTGGGTGGGTCCAGCACAGAAGAGGTTCAGTACACCTGTGCTGTACTAAGGTGGTGAATTATTCAGTGAGCATTCTAAATTTCAGAAACATATTGGAAACAGTATACCCAGACAGTATCCAAGTGTTGGAAATTTGGAACATGTGCTGGCCACGTATGATGGCAGAGTTTAGCCGTTACCTGAGCCAGATGAGGAATCTTCGCAAACTCTTCATCTCCGATGGCTGTCGTTACCTGCTAAGCTCTGACAACCAAGAACAGTTAGTTGCTGAATTCAGCTCTGTGCTCCTCAGGCTGGAGTACCTCCAGATGCTTTATGTAAGaagggtctgcttcttcagaggCTACCTGGACCAGCTGATCAG GTGCCTCAAGAGCCCGTTGGAGACATTGGCATTAACTTATGGCTTCCTAGAagaagaggacttgaaatgtcTGCCCCGGTACCCAAGTCTCAGTCAACTGAAGCAGCTGAATCTGAGTCATGGTGCACTGCGCTTCATCCGTCTTGAGCCCCTCCGAGCTCTGCTAGAGAAAGTTGCTGCCACTCTTCAGACCCTCTTCTTAGTGGACTGTGGGATTGGGGACTCCAAACTCAGGGTCATCCTGCCTGCCCTGAGCCGCTGCTCCAACCTCACCACTTTCTGTTTTCACGGCAATGACACGTCCATGGATGCTCTGAAGGACCTACTGCGCCACACAGGCAGGCTGAGCAATTTGAGCCTGGAAACATATCCTGCCCCTCGGGAGAGTCTTGACAACAGGGGTCGTGTCATTTCGGAGCTCCTCACCCCACTTCAGGCTGAGCTGATGCGTATACTGAGGGAAGTAAGGGAGCCCAAAAGGATCTTCTTTGCTCCGGTCTCCTGCCCTTGCTGTGGCACGTCGTCCACTGAGCAACTGGAGTTCAATTTTTGCTTGTGGGGAAGGCCTGCCTAG
- the LOC101144003 gene encoding PRAME family member 1 isoform X1: protein MSIQAPPRLLELAGQSLLRDQALSISAMEELPRVLYLPLFMEAFHRRHFQTLTVMVQAWPFTCLPLGSLMRTLHLETLKALLEGLHMLLTQKDRPRRWKLQVLDLRDVDENFWAIWPGAWALSCFPETMSKRQTAEDCPRMGEHQPLKVFIDICLKEIPQDECLRYLFQWVYQRRGLVHLCCSKLVNYLTPIKYLRKSLKIIYLNSIQELEIRNMSWPRLIRKLRCYLKEMKNLRKLVFSRCHHYTSDNELEGRLVAKFSSVFLRLEHLQLLKIKLITFLSGHLEQLIRCLQNPLENLELTYGYLLEEDMKCLSQYPSLSYLKHLNLSYVLLFRISLEPLGALLEKIAASLETLILEGCQIHYSQLSAILPGLSHCSQLTTFYFGRNCMSMGALKDLLRHTSGLSKLSLETYPAPEESLNSLVRVNWEIFTPLRAELMCTLREVRQPKRIFIGPTPCPSCGSSPSEELELHLCC from the exons ATGAGCATCCAGGCCCCACCCAGACTCCTGGAGCTGGCAGGGCAGAGCCTGCTGAGAGACCAGGCCTTGTCCATCTCTGCCATGGAGGAGCTGCCCAGGGTGCTCTATCTCCCACTCTTCATGGAGGCCTTCCACAGGAGACACTTCCAGACTCTGACGGTGATGGTGCAGGCCTGGCCCTTCACCTGCCTCCCTCTGGGATCACTGATGAGGACGCTTCATTTGGAGACCTTAAAAGCATTGCTGGAAGGGCTTCATATGCTGCTTACACAGAAGGATCGCCCCAG GAGGTGGAAACTTCAGGTGCTGGATTTGCGGGATGTTGACGAGAATTTCTGGGCCATATGGCCTGGAGCCTGGGCCCTGTCCTGCTTCCCAGAGACCATGAGTAAGAGGCAGACAGCAGAGGACTGTCCAAGGATGGGAGAGCACCAGCCTTTAAAGGTGTTCATAGACATCTGCCTCAAGGAAATACCCCAGGATGAATGCCTGAGATACCTCTTTCAGTGGGTTTACCAAAGGAGAGGTTTAGTACACCTGTGCTGTAGTAAGCTGGTCAATTATCTAACGCCGATTAAATATCTCAGAAAGTCATTGAAAATAATATACCTGAATAGTATTCAAGAGCTGGAAATTCGCAACATGTCCTGGCCACGTCTGATAAGAAAGCTTCGTTGTTACCTGAAGGAGATGAAGAATCTTCGCAAACTCGTTTTCTCCAGGTGCCATCATTACACGTCAGATAATGAACTCGAAGGACGGTTAGTCGCCAAATTCAGCTCTGTGTTCCTCAGGCTGGAACACCTCCAGttgcttaaaataaaattgatcacCTTCCTCAGTGGGCACCTGGAACAGCTGATCAG GTGCCTCCAGAACCCCTTGGAGAACTTGGAATTAACTTATGGCTACCTATTGGAAGAAGACATGAAGTGTCTCTCCCAGTACCCAAGCCTCAGTTACCTAAAGCATCTGAATCTCAGCTACGTGCTGCTGTTCCGCATCAGTCTTGAACCCCTAGGAGCTCTGCTAGAGAAAATTGCTGCCTCTCTCGAAACCCTCATCTTGGAGGGCTGTCAGATCCACTACTCCCAACTCAGTGCCATCCTGCctggcctgagccactgctcccagctcacCACCTTCTACTTTGGCAGAAATTGTATGTCTATGGGCGCCCTGAAGGACCTGCTGCGCCACACCAGCGGGCTGAGCAAGTTAAGCCTGGAGACGTATCCTGCCCCTGAGGAGAGTTTGAATTCCTTGGTTCGTGTCAATTGGGAGATCTTCACCCCACTTCGGGCTGAGCTGATGTGTACACTGAGGGAAGTCAGGCAGCCCAAGAGGATCTTCATtggccccaccccctgcccttccTGTGGCTCATCACCGTCTGAGGAACTGGAGCTCCATCTTTGCTGCTAG
- the LOC101144003 gene encoding putative PRAME family member 13 isoform X2 produces the protein MKGGKAHQTCPFHNRRSVLTGLVIMNDPVSDSLFVKGCFELQERCLQNPLENLELTYGYLLEEDMKCLSQYPSLSYLKHLNLSYVLLFRISLEPLGALLEKIAASLETLILEGCQIHYSQLSAILPGLSHCSQLTTFYFGRNCMSMGALKDLLRHTSGLSKLSLETYPAPEESLNSLVRVNWEIFTPLRAELMCTLREVRQPKRIFIGPTPCPSCGSSPSEELELHLCC, from the exons ATGAAAGGAGGGAAAGCGCATCAAACCTGTCCATTTCACAATAGAAGGTCTGTCCTCACCGGCTTAGTGATCATGAATGATCCTGTCTCTGATTCCCTGTTTGTAAAAGGTTGTTTTGAACTCCAGGAAAG GTGCCTCCAGAACCCCTTGGAGAACTTGGAATTAACTTATGGCTACCTATTGGAAGAAGACATGAAGTGTCTCTCCCAGTACCCAAGCCTCAGTTACCTAAAGCATCTGAATCTCAGCTACGTGCTGCTGTTCCGCATCAGTCTTGAACCCCTAGGAGCTCTGCTAGAGAAAATTGCTGCCTCTCTCGAAACCCTCATCTTGGAGGGCTGTCAGATCCACTACTCCCAACTCAGTGCCATCCTGCctggcctgagccactgctcccagctcacCACCTTCTACTTTGGCAGAAATTGTATGTCTATGGGCGCCCTGAAGGACCTGCTGCGCCACACCAGCGGGCTGAGCAAGTTAAGCCTGGAGACGTATCCTGCCCCTGAGGAGAGTTTGAATTCCTTGGTTCGTGTCAATTGGGAGATCTTCACCCCACTTCGGGCTGAGCTGATGTGTACACTGAGGGAAGTCAGGCAGCCCAAGAGGATCTTCATtggccccaccccctgcccttccTGTGGCTCATCACCGTCTGAGGAACTGGAGCTCCATCTTTGCTGCTAG